The Chitinophaga flava genome has a segment encoding these proteins:
- a CDS encoding peptide MFS transporter, whose translation MPETSQPLSHPKGLYILFVTEMWERFNYYGMRAVLILFMTKALLFSKVFAANLYGSYTGLIYLTPLLGGYIADRYWGNRRSIIIGGIVMATGEMILFISASLFHSYSSTSLLLFFCGLGCMIAGNGFFKPNISSLVGQLYVDGDTRKDTAYTIFYMGINTGGALGPIICGLMGDTGNPADFKWAFLAGGVSMIISVIVQLAFHHRYVTDPGGQVLGLTPKRVPAKLLQPFFIIPGLVLITFLMIGMLYVDTTVVNYLSYLLLAAVGLIAIIILRDKSLTRTEKQRIKVIFIISFFVIFFWAAFEQAGASLTFFADEQTDRKLNWKIPVWSILLLSVFLMYGLYNLFRKTQKQLSSAADQLLRRTIYGLLFLFLLGIAGVDIYLLMRRENMLLLDEIPPSLFLSLGSIYIVIFAPFFAWLWPRLGRHEPSAPVKMAIGLLLLSLGYLWIVFGVKEISPSTKVSIIWITGMYALHSFGELCLSPIGLSLVNKLSPLKFSSLLMAVWFLATAAANKLAGVLSTLYPDKGKTIIFGGYAIHNAYDFFLLFVIMVGVAAVVLLMVSKRLSTMMVTPASLSR comes from the coding sequence ATGCCTGAAACGTCTCAACCTTTATCTCATCCCAAAGGTCTTTATATCCTGTTTGTCACTGAAATGTGGGAGCGGTTCAACTACTATGGAATGCGTGCAGTACTGATTCTTTTTATGACCAAGGCGTTGTTGTTTAGCAAAGTATTTGCAGCCAACCTGTACGGAAGTTATACTGGTCTTATTTATCTTACGCCATTGCTAGGTGGTTACATCGCAGATCGTTACTGGGGCAACAGGCGGTCTATCATTATTGGTGGCATCGTGATGGCTACCGGAGAGATGATCCTCTTCATAAGCGCTTCCTTATTTCATAGTTATTCTTCCACGTCATTACTATTGTTTTTTTGCGGCCTCGGCTGCATGATTGCCGGCAATGGTTTCTTTAAACCGAATATATCATCGCTGGTAGGGCAATTATATGTTGATGGAGATACAAGAAAAGACACTGCCTATACCATTTTTTACATGGGGATCAATACCGGTGGGGCATTAGGACCTATCATCTGCGGACTGATGGGCGATACCGGTAACCCCGCCGATTTTAAGTGGGCATTTTTGGCGGGTGGTGTCAGTATGATCATCAGTGTAATTGTACAACTGGCATTTCATCACCGGTATGTGACCGATCCCGGTGGTCAAGTGCTGGGGCTCACACCGAAACGGGTGCCGGCAAAACTACTGCAGCCATTCTTTATTATCCCCGGATTGGTACTCATCACCTTTCTAATGATTGGTATGTTATACGTGGACACAACAGTAGTTAATTACCTTTCCTATCTGTTGCTGGCGGCCGTAGGGTTGATTGCAATAATTATCCTTCGTGACAAATCGCTCACCCGTACAGAGAAACAACGGATTAAAGTAATTTTCATTATCTCTTTTTTTGTGATATTCTTTTGGGCCGCCTTCGAGCAGGCAGGTGCTTCGCTGACTTTTTTTGCAGATGAACAAACCGACAGAAAGTTGAACTGGAAAATACCCGTATGGAGCATTCTGCTGCTATCCGTTTTTTTAATGTATGGGTTATACAACTTGTTCAGGAAAACCCAAAAACAGCTATCATCCGCCGCAGATCAATTATTACGGCGTACCATATACGGATTATTATTTCTTTTTCTTCTGGGCATTGCAGGAGTGGATATATATCTGCTAATGCGTCGGGAAAATATGCTGTTGCTGGATGAAATACCACCCAGTCTCTTTCTTTCTCTGGGTTCTATCTACATCGTTATCTTCGCGCCTTTCTTTGCCTGGCTGTGGCCCAGGCTGGGAAGACATGAACCTTCAGCCCCTGTGAAGATGGCTATTGGCTTACTTTTGCTGTCATTGGGTTATTTGTGGATTGTGTTTGGAGTAAAGGAAATATCTCCCAGCACCAAAGTAAGCATTATCTGGATTACCGGGATGTACGCCCTGCATTCGTTTGGAGAGCTTTGTCTGTCGCCGATAGGGCTTTCCCTTGTCAATAAATTATCGCCGCTTAAATTCTCTTCTTTACTGATGGCCGTTTGGTTCCTGGCAACAGCTGCTGCCAACAAACTGGCGGGGGTATTAAGTACTTTATATCCGGACAAGGGCAAGACAATTATTTTCGGAGGGTACGCCATTCACAATGCCTACGACTTCTTCCTGCTTTTTGTGATCATGGTAGGCGTAGCCGCGGTGGTGTTATTGATGGTATCAAAACGGCTATCCACCATGATGGTGACCCCTGCAAGCTTATCTCGATAG
- a CDS encoding LLM class flavin-dependent oxidoreductase, translating to MEIGIDSFIATGAYTGPLNPQENLLAMETLLAKIEFAEQAGLHVFGLGEHHRKEFLDAAPAVILAAAAARTQKIRLTSAVTVLSAADPVRVFQEYATLDIISKGRAEIVAGRGSFIDAFPLFGYNLNDYDDLFAEKIELLLAIRDHETLSWKGRFRPALKEQSVYPRPLQDPLPLWIGVGGTPQSFVRAGTLGLPLMVAVIGGETHHFRPLIDLYYEAGKKAGHAREKLKVGLHSLGYVADTTQQARDEYFPGYQEMFGKIGKERGWSPPTRASFDAQAGPTGAYLVGSPEEVAEKILRHSEALGGISRLTFQMDNPGLTKAQVYKSIELIGTKVIPLVNGSTGR from the coding sequence ATGGAAATAGGCATTGACAGCTTTATAGCCACCGGCGCATATACGGGGCCCTTAAACCCACAGGAAAACCTGTTAGCGATGGAAACCTTATTGGCAAAAATCGAATTTGCCGAGCAGGCCGGACTGCATGTGTTTGGTCTGGGCGAGCATCACCGGAAGGAGTTTCTGGATGCAGCACCAGCAGTCATACTAGCCGCAGCCGCGGCACGTACCCAGAAAATACGCCTGACAAGTGCTGTTACAGTATTAAGCGCAGCTGATCCGGTGAGAGTATTCCAGGAATATGCTACGCTCGATATTATATCCAAAGGTCGTGCGGAAATTGTGGCCGGCAGAGGTTCGTTTATTGATGCATTCCCTTTATTCGGGTATAATCTTAATGACTATGACGATCTGTTTGCAGAAAAGATAGAGCTGCTGCTTGCTATCCGCGACCATGAAACCTTGTCCTGGAAAGGCAGGTTCAGGCCAGCATTGAAGGAGCAATCCGTATATCCGCGTCCGTTACAGGACCCGCTCCCGCTATGGATAGGAGTAGGCGGCACCCCTCAATCGTTTGTACGTGCGGGTACGCTTGGACTGCCACTAATGGTGGCAGTCATTGGCGGAGAAACACATCATTTCCGGCCATTGATTGATTTGTACTATGAAGCCGGAAAAAAAGCCGGTCATGCCCGCGAGAAGCTTAAAGTAGGATTACATTCCCTGGGTTATGTGGCCGATACTACACAACAGGCAAGAGACGAATATTTTCCAGGATACCAGGAAATGTTTGGCAAAATTGGCAAAGAGCGGGGTTGGTCACCACCCACGCGCGCCTCGTTCGACGCACAGGCCGGGCCTACCGGTGCTTATCTGGTGGGCAGCCCTGAAGAGGTAGCCGAAAAGATCCTGCGTCACAGCGAAGCGCTGGGTGGTATCTCCAGACTTACTTTCCAGATGGATAATCCAGGACTTACCAAAGCGCAGGTTTATAAATCGATAGAGCTGATTGGTACCAAAGTAATCCCCCTGGTAAACGGATCGACAGGCCGATGA
- a CDS encoding MFS transporter gives MSAVTLPLFKPWVPEWLIRATIFLVLLPALGIFALYFSNNAETTGYYGIEPADVQYSVVLMYATLVTFLPLDDRLVKYLRPRQYFLAGVVLNTLTYFICANSRNLAVFMICRFIQGAVCALFCSICLNLVFSRLRSDRARVIGYTVFYGTLQVSIPVCALFCSWVVHYYEFSYLFYFLILLEIPGVILLLLITNNVRFRKKFPLYQLDWPSYILYTILMCVMGYILVYGQQLNWLSSYRIRLLAGTGLISVTVFCIRQFHLKRPLLELRLFRYAHFRNGLLLLMAYYIFKGTTGFTYAYLQSVLNVDPVHLTPLWLVNIAGITIGMLAASRFVLKGTPTKIILVTGFSLLLLFHIQLYFLFSRTASTSQFLLPLLIQGLGTGALFVPIVMFLVSSVPPTMAGGVSFIGIAGRFTGFCTGIAFTNYFQLYARSVHYNRFREQFTDVNPMREDVLTQLQRHFLTQGKDMATARQLSAGTLQKMLQEQVGLRASMDYYSLMIIGLVILILTILIAPSIRRSLARTGKKFIPY, from the coding sequence ATGTCAGCAGTCACTTTACCCCTTTTTAAGCCATGGGTACCGGAATGGCTGATTCGTGCCACTATTTTCCTGGTGCTCCTGCCCGCACTGGGTATATTTGCCTTGTACTTCAGCAATAATGCGGAAACCACCGGCTATTACGGTATAGAGCCGGCAGATGTACAATATTCCGTGGTGCTTATGTACGCCACACTCGTCACCTTTCTTCCGCTGGACGACAGACTGGTGAAATATCTCAGGCCCCGGCAGTACTTCCTGGCAGGTGTGGTCCTGAATACGCTCACCTATTTCATTTGCGCCAACAGCCGTAATCTTGCCGTGTTTATGATCTGCCGTTTTATACAGGGCGCTGTGTGCGCGTTGTTTTGCAGCATCTGTCTCAACCTGGTATTTTCCCGGTTGCGCTCAGACAGAGCCAGAGTCATCGGATACACTGTCTTTTATGGCACCCTGCAGGTATCTATTCCGGTCTGTGCGCTTTTTTGCAGCTGGGTAGTACATTACTATGAATTCAGTTATCTTTTTTATTTTCTTATACTGCTGGAAATACCAGGTGTAATACTGCTGCTGCTGATCACCAACAATGTACGATTCAGGAAAAAATTTCCGCTGTACCAGCTGGATTGGCCCAGCTATATCCTTTACACGATACTGATGTGTGTGATGGGGTACATACTGGTATATGGACAGCAGCTCAACTGGTTGTCCAGTTACCGTATCCGGCTGCTTGCCGGGACTGGTCTTATAAGCGTTACCGTGTTTTGTATCCGGCAGTTCCACCTGAAACGCCCGCTGCTGGAGCTAAGGCTTTTCAGATATGCTCATTTCAGGAACGGTCTTTTGTTATTGATGGCCTATTATATTTTTAAAGGCACTACCGGCTTTACCTATGCCTACCTGCAGAGTGTGCTGAACGTAGACCCGGTGCATTTAACGCCATTGTGGCTGGTGAATATTGCTGGTATTACCATTGGGATGCTGGCAGCTTCGCGTTTTGTACTGAAGGGTACCCCGACGAAGATCATACTGGTTACGGGATTCTCTTTACTGTTGCTGTTTCATATCCAGTTGTATTTTCTTTTTTCCCGGACAGCGAGCACCTCACAGTTTCTGTTGCCACTATTAATACAGGGACTGGGCACAGGGGCGCTGTTTGTGCCTATTGTCATGTTTCTGGTATCGTCTGTACCTCCAACGATGGCGGGCGGTGTTTCGTTTATCGGGATAGCCGGGCGTTTCACCGGTTTTTGTACAGGGATTGCCTTCACCAACTATTTCCAGTTATATGCCAGAAGTGTTCACTACAACCGTTTCAGAGAACAATTTACGGATGTCAATCCTATGCGGGAAGATGTACTTACGCAATTGCAGCGGCATTTTTTGACGCAGGGAAAAGATATGGCCACGGCCAGACAGCTGTCAGCCGGCACTTTGCAGAAAATGCTGCAGGAGCAGGTAGGGCTGCGGGCCTCAATGGACTACTACTCTCTTATGATAATTGGGTTGGTGATACTGATTCTGACTATCCTTATTGCTCCTTCTATCAGGCGTAGCCTGGCCAGAACCGGTAAGAAATTTATACCCTATTAA
- a CDS encoding DUF4180 domain-containing protein — MMDITIHKTGDISIAEVTATEVLINNTEDALQIMGDLYYQDVERVILHEKNITPAFFDLKNGMAGEILQKFTNYRIRLVIVGEFTKYPGKSIRDFIYESNKGRQVNFLESTELALEKLSR, encoded by the coding sequence ATGATGGATATTACAATACATAAGACAGGAGATATCAGCATCGCAGAAGTAACAGCAACAGAAGTATTGATCAATAATACAGAAGACGCACTGCAAATAATGGGCGATCTTTATTATCAAGATGTTGAGCGGGTTATCCTTCATGAAAAGAATATAACACCGGCTTTCTTCGACCTGAAAAATGGTATGGCAGGAGAAATATTGCAGAAGTTCACCAACTACCGGATTAGATTGGTCATTGTTGGAGAGTTCACAAAATATCCTGGGAAGAGCATCAGGGATTTTATTTACGAAAGCAATAAAGGGCGCCAGGTCAATTTTCTGGAATCTACTGAGCTGGCGCTTGAAAAACTATCGAGATAA
- a CDS encoding purple acid phosphatase family protein → MKRILLIACCIYFAATGLKAQTLKYLAEYDKGYRGGFITGQVSREDALEFAVLGDFGRGGEYFQKDVANTLSEAVTGINAAFIISTGDNIYPDGVASVHDPLWNLSFENVFFQYPLHRAWYAVLGNHDYHGNAQAQIDYSKVSQRWHMPSRYYAFKRKISGNAEALFVFLDTNPLDPEAYRSAYGKELLAQDSAAQKRWLEQTLSDTSSNIRWKIVVAHHPCYTAGNRALNTPYIRYSLEPVLEKYKVDLYISGHEHHLQYYHPAGKHTHHFISGAGSEANENLKPRGNYDFFEPIQGFMTFSILPENVQVQAIDRRGVVLKTILVKK, encoded by the coding sequence ATGAAAAGGATTTTGTTAATCGCATGCTGTATTTATTTTGCAGCAACGGGTCTGAAAGCACAGACCCTGAAGTATCTGGCAGAATATGACAAAGGATACCGGGGAGGATTTATCACCGGGCAAGTGAGCAGGGAAGATGCGCTGGAATTCGCTGTGCTGGGAGATTTTGGTAGAGGTGGAGAATACTTCCAGAAAGATGTGGCCAACACCTTGTCGGAAGCGGTAACCGGTATCAACGCTGCTTTCATTATTTCCACCGGAGATAATATTTATCCTGATGGAGTGGCGAGTGTACACGATCCACTGTGGAACCTTTCATTCGAAAATGTATTTTTTCAGTATCCGCTGCACCGCGCCTGGTATGCCGTATTGGGCAATCATGATTATCACGGGAATGCACAGGCACAGATAGACTATTCCAAAGTGAGCCAGCGTTGGCATATGCCTTCACGTTATTATGCTTTTAAAAGAAAGATATCCGGCAATGCTGAAGCGCTGTTTGTATTTCTGGACACCAATCCGCTGGACCCCGAAGCCTACCGCTCCGCATATGGCAAAGAGCTGCTGGCCCAGGATTCTGCTGCACAAAAGCGTTGGCTGGAACAAACCCTGTCAGATACCAGCAGCAACATCCGTTGGAAGATCGTTGTGGCACACCATCCCTGTTATACCGCTGGCAACAGGGCTTTGAATACACCTTATATCCGTTATTCACTGGAACCGGTTCTGGAAAAATATAAGGTTGACCTGTACATCAGTGGTCATGAACATCATCTGCAATATTATCATCCCGCTGGTAAACATACCCACCATTTCATTTCAGGCGCCGGTTCTGAAGCCAATGAAAATCTGAAACCAAGAGGCAACTACGACTTTTTTGAACCAATACAAGGATTTATGACTTTCTCTATCCTGCCGGAAAATGTGCAGGTGCAGGCCATCGACCGCAGAGGAGTGGTATTGAAAACAATACTGGTAAAGAAATAA
- a CDS encoding glycoside hydrolase family 97 protein — protein MYRLFFLLISLLATIETVGQTLPSLKSPDGNVEFRLALTDGTIHYEVSYQQKEIIKASVLGVEGWQDGLSLESVRAAAKDDFWKPVYGERNRIRDQYHATFFTFVKDAKAHQSMQIEVRAYNEGIAFRYTFPKSSSGPKDIVISKDLTEFVFPAGTKAWFTDHAQGSYQLLSLDKWPGEAERPLTLQLQNGAYVALAEAEVVDYCRTKFVLHPAKPNTIACSMFDKVLSAVPSATPWRVIMLATKPTQLLQHSDLLLNLNPPCAIKHTEWIKPGKVMREISLSTSGAKKLVDFAEKRHLQYIHFDAGWYGAEEDTASDATHVNVDPLRNPVNDLNLQEIVRYARKKNIGVFLYVNKKALERQLDVMLPLYEKWGIAGIKFGFVNVGSYHWTKWLHDAVKKCAQHHLMVDIHDEYRPTGFSRTYPNLLTQEGIRGNEEMPDATHNTVLPFTRFLCGAADYTICYYHRPELKKRLAETQNKNILKTTSVHQMALSVVYYSPLQFMYWYDKPEDSQDEPELAFFDHVPTVWDDTQVLDGEIGQYVTVARKSNNEWFVGSITNNDARDLHINCSFLDPGRKYEATIYYDDPASPVRTRVSIRKVTVDASSVLDSHLLPSGGQAIWMKPIN, from the coding sequence ATGTATAGACTCTTTTTTCTTCTAATCTCATTATTAGCAACGATTGAAACAGTTGGACAAACGCTTCCCTCATTAAAATCACCGGATGGTAATGTTGAATTTCGTTTAGCCCTCACCGATGGAACGATTCACTATGAGGTTTCTTATCAGCAAAAGGAAATTATTAAGGCATCCGTTCTGGGAGTTGAAGGCTGGCAGGATGGTTTGAGCCTGGAATCGGTACGTGCTGCGGCTAAGGATGATTTTTGGAAACCGGTTTACGGAGAACGAAATCGTATACGTGACCAGTATCATGCAACATTTTTCACATTCGTTAAAGATGCCAAAGCGCATCAATCTATGCAGATTGAAGTCCGGGCCTATAATGAGGGTATTGCTTTCCGTTATACTTTTCCCAAATCATCATCCGGTCCAAAGGACATTGTCATCAGTAAAGATCTGACAGAATTTGTTTTTCCGGCCGGCACAAAGGCATGGTTCACGGACCACGCGCAGGGCAGTTATCAGTTATTGTCTTTGGATAAATGGCCCGGAGAAGCTGAACGGCCGTTGACCCTGCAATTACAAAACGGTGCTTATGTGGCACTGGCAGAAGCGGAGGTGGTAGATTATTGCAGAACAAAATTTGTTTTGCATCCCGCCAAACCCAATACTATTGCCTGTTCTATGTTTGATAAGGTACTTTCTGCAGTACCATCTGCTACTCCATGGAGAGTGATTATGCTCGCAACAAAACCCACACAACTTTTGCAGCATAGTGATCTGTTGCTGAACCTTAATCCTCCCTGCGCTATCAAACACACGGAATGGATTAAACCAGGTAAGGTGATGCGGGAAATTTCATTGTCAACAAGCGGAGCAAAAAAACTGGTGGACTTTGCCGAAAAGCGCCATCTGCAATACATTCATTTTGATGCCGGCTGGTATGGGGCCGAAGAAGATACGGCCTCAGATGCCACACACGTCAATGTAGATCCCCTTCGCAATCCGGTAAATGACCTGAATCTGCAGGAAATAGTCCGTTATGCCAGAAAGAAAAACATCGGCGTGTTTTTGTATGTCAACAAAAAAGCGCTGGAAAGACAACTCGATGTAATGCTGCCATTGTATGAAAAATGGGGCATAGCAGGTATCAAGTTTGGTTTTGTGAATGTTGGTTCCTACCACTGGACCAAATGGCTGCATGATGCCGTGAAAAAATGCGCGCAACATCATCTAATGGTAGATATTCATGATGAATACCGGCCAACCGGTTTCAGCAGAACATACCCCAATCTCCTTACCCAGGAAGGGATCAGGGGTAATGAGGAAATGCCGGATGCTACCCATAATACGGTGCTGCCCTTTACCCGTTTCCTGTGTGGAGCGGCAGACTACACCATCTGTTATTATCACCGGCCGGAGCTGAAAAAACGACTCGCCGAAACCCAGAATAAAAATATACTCAAAACAACTTCGGTGCACCAGATGGCTTTATCTGTTGTGTATTACAGCCCGCTACAGTTTATGTACTGGTATGATAAGCCGGAAGACTCACAAGATGAACCGGAGCTGGCTTTTTTTGATCATGTCCCAACAGTATGGGATGATACACAGGTGCTGGACGGAGAGATTGGACAATACGTTACGGTGGCCCGCAAAAGCAATAATGAATGGTTTGTGGGAAGCATTACGAATAATGATGCCAGGGATCTTCACATTAATTGTTCTTTCCTTGATCCGGGCAGGAAATATGAAGCCACTATTTATTATGATGATCCGGCATCTCCTGTACGGACAAGGGTGTCTATACGAAAAGTTACAGTTGATGCATCCTCCGTTTTAGACAGTCACCTGCTGCCGTCCGGAGGGCAGGCTATTTGGATGAAACCGATTAATTAA